DNA sequence from the Kiloniellales bacterium genome:
ACCGGTTCCCTCGCCCGGGGGCTTGGTGGTGAAGAAGGGATCGAAGATGTTGTTGGCGACGTCCCCGGGAATTCCGGTGCCGTTGTCCCTCACGCGGATCTCAACCCTGTCACCGCAGTCCCGGGAGCTTACTCGGAGGACGGGCGCGTAGTCGCCCGAGGTCTCGAGGCGTTGTCGCTGGCGCATGGCGTAGATGCCGTTGCCGAAGAGGTTCAGCAGGACTCGGCTAATGTCCTGGACGGCTATGGTGATCGAGCCGGCCTTGGGGTCGAAATTGCGCTCCAAGGCGACGTTGCCTGATTGATCCTGAGCGCGCGCGCCGTGGTAGGCGAGTTTCAGGTTCTCTTCCAGGAAGGTGTTGACGTCGATGTCGCGCCGTTCGCTGCCTTCGTCGCGCGCGTGCTGCAGCATGTTTTTCACGATGCTGTCGGCCCGCCGGCCCTGTTCATCTATTGTAGCCATGTTCGCGGTCAGTGTGGAAACCAGATCGTCCAGATGGTTTCGCTGCTCTCCACTGAGCGCCTGGCGGGCCGGTTCGACGGCCTGCCTCAGCTCGTCGATCAGCTCGACGGAGACCTCCGCGAAGTTGTTGATGAAATTGAGCGGGTTCTTGATCTCGTGCGCGACACCGGCCGTCAACTGTCCGAGGGAGGCCATCTTCTCGGATACCACCAACTGCTGCTGGGTCCTGGTCAGTTTCGCCAGGGCTGTCTCGGCCTGCTCCTTGGCTTGCCGCAGCTCCGCCTCGGCCTGCTTGAGATGGGTGATGTCGTCACCCATCGGCACTATGAGAGTGACCTCGCCGTGCTCATCTCTGACAGGCGTCGCGCCAAAGTTGATGATGTGCGCGGTGCCGTCGGTCGCGTGGTGGGTCGCCAAGAATCGCACGCTCTCTCCATCGGCGGCTCGTTTCAGCGCCTGTTTGAGCTGAGCTTGGAGATCCGGATCATGCGTCCACCAGGGGCAGTCCCAGAAGGGGAGTCCCAACACGTCCTCTTCGCTGGCACCGATCATCGCTAGGGCGGCCGCGTTGATCTCGATGAGGGTTCCGTCCGGCTTTAGAAGCCCCTGAAGTTGGGAGCCGGTGTTCAACATAGCCTTCGCGCGCGCCTCGCTTTCGCGCAGCGCCTCTTCGGCCCGCCTGCGTTTGGCGACCTGCCGCCGCAAACGCCGGTTCCAGGCAAGGATGACCAGGATGACCACCGCAGCGGCGCCGATTCCTCCGGCCCAGCGCAACACCGAAGCGAGACCCTCGTCTTCTTGCGCGCTTAGGGAGACCGGGCGGACCAAGGTTCTCTTCTCTTCCTCCCGGGACACCGAGGCGAGGGCGCTATCCGGAATCCGCATCGGTTTCGGCATGCCCTGCGGCACGGAATGGGCCGGGTCGAACGCGCTTGGCAGCCGATCGGCTCGTCTCGAGGAGGTGGTGCCTTGCTCCGGGATGACGGGCCGATGGCCGACTCCTTCGGCTGCCATTCGATTGAAGCCGGCGGAAATCCCA
Encoded proteins:
- a CDS encoding ATP-binding protein; this translates as MKLFCAGWIAAIGLVAMLSAVLASRSAFAQDGPTPSESRARDDAQLGISAGFNRMAAEGVGHRPVIPEQGTTSSRRADRLPSAFDPAHSVPQGMPKPMRIPDSALASVSREEEKRTLVRPVSLSAQEDEGLASVLRWAGGIGAAAVVILVILAWNRRLRRQVAKRRRAEEALRESEARAKAMLNTGSQLQGLLKPDGTLIEINAAALAMIGASEEDVLGLPFWDCPWWTHDPDLQAQLKQALKRAADGESVRFLATHHATDGTAHIINFGATPVRDEHGEVTLIVPMGDDITHLKQAEAELRQAKEQAETALAKLTRTQQQLVVSEKMASLGQLTAGVAHEIKNPLNFINNFAEVSVELIDELRQAVEPARQALSGEQRNHLDDLVSTLTANMATIDEQGRRADSIVKNMLQHARDEGSERRDIDVNTFLEENLKLAYHGARAQDQSGNVALERNFDPKAGSITIAVQDISRVLLNLFGNGIYAMRQRQRLETSGDYAPVLRVSSRDCGDRVEIRVRDNGTGIPGDVANNIFDPFFTTKPPGEGTGLGLSLSYDTVVHQHGGSLGVESEEDRFTEFVLVLPRHPAPHSESLT